One window of candidate division KSB1 bacterium genomic DNA carries:
- a CDS encoding class I SAM-dependent methyltransferase, with protein MSAVSEILQAEGRLGAPDFAVMEFGCGDGFQIPHLRQFGKVSASDLYTSDGIRAMPDLEYHECRIERTPFQTGQFDLIYSNQVFQDIPESILPQVFTELKRIGKPGCIYAFTVPTNHWLILRIPAHYWNNLRFVLQRIRHGDKGLVPGSTHFATQTSGAVETRQKRSLASKLSFLLLPSGIGGYPGFWNAFRKMSVRSWMRRLEALGFQRVDVRRLLVYSPSEWPIMPINTWMTRLGICSSALIVFRVPR; from the coding sequence ATGTCCGCTGTGTCCGAGATCCTTCAGGCGGAAGGCCGGCTGGGCGCGCCGGACTTCGCCGTGATGGAGTTCGGTTGTGGGGATGGCTTCCAGATCCCGCACCTTCGGCAGTTCGGCAAGGTTTCGGCGTCTGATCTCTACACCAGCGACGGCATCCGCGCCATGCCGGACCTCGAGTATCACGAATGCCGGATCGAGCGTACGCCGTTCCAGACCGGGCAGTTTGACCTGATCTATTCCAATCAGGTGTTTCAGGATATTCCGGAATCTATTCTGCCGCAGGTGTTTACCGAACTCAAACGGATCGGGAAACCGGGTTGCATCTATGCCTTTACGGTACCGACCAATCATTGGCTGATTCTCCGTATTCCCGCGCATTACTGGAATAATCTGCGCTTCGTGTTGCAGCGCATTCGTCACGGCGACAAAGGCCTGGTCCCGGGCAGCACTCACTTCGCGACGCAGACCAGCGGAGCCGTCGAAACACGGCAGAAGCGAAGTCTGGCAAGCAAACTATCATTCCTGCTGCTGCCCTCAGGCATCGGTGGCTATCCGGGGTTCTGGAATGCGTTTCGCAAGATGAGTGTGCGGTCATGGATGAGGCGCCTCGAGGCGCTCGGATTTCAGCGTGTTGATGTGCGGAGACTATTGGTGTATTCTCCGTCAGAGTGGCCAATCATGCCTATCAATACATGGATGACTCGACTGGGGATCTGCTCCAGCGCCCTGATTGTTTTTCGTGTGCCTCGATAG
- a CDS encoding cytochrome c3 family protein has product MNRNVLGAVYAVAILAFGYYLWGNVIWSNKGYAPAQPIPFSHKIHAGTNHIPCLYCHTNVERSPHATIPALNICMNCHGVVAVDKPNIVKLTELYNTGKPVEWVRVHNLPDHAFFSHQAHIAKGFDCQECHGDVAQMDVVHQAKRLRMGDCITCHRQNEGPTSCNTCHQ; this is encoded by the coding sequence ATGAATCGTAACGTGTTGGGGGCGGTCTATGCCGTCGCGATTCTCGCCTTCGGCTACTATTTATGGGGAAATGTGATCTGGTCGAACAAGGGCTACGCTCCGGCGCAGCCCATTCCGTTCAGCCATAAGATCCACGCCGGTACGAATCATATTCCCTGCCTTTACTGCCACACGAATGTGGAGCGCTCGCCGCACGCCACGATTCCGGCCCTGAACATCTGCATGAATTGTCACGGCGTGGTGGCCGTGGACAAGCCGAATATTGTGAAGCTGACCGAGCTGTACAATACGGGCAAGCCGGTGGAATGGGTTCGCGTTCACAATCTGCCGGATCATGCGTTCTTTTCGCATCAGGCCCACATCGCGAAAGGGTTTGATTGCCAGGAGTGCCACGGTGATGTGGCTCAGATGGACGTGGTGCATCAGGCGAAACGACTGCGCATGGGCGACTGCATCACTTGCCACCGCCAGAACGAAGGACCGACGTCCTGCAACACATGCCATCAATGA
- a CDS encoding 4Fe-4S dicluster domain-containing protein produces the protein MSEHRHEHAPEPRAAQSLTAVPRVHWTSLAELNGSAEVARRRGEEFYDKPAAYYDATGWSPDGLNSRPGPVMEAAGFMELAVKNNGGGDQGFSRRDFLKLSGAAMAFATAGCGLRPAEKIIPFVKADERVVPGVATYYASSLGDAVGTGVLIRTREGRPVKLEGNPDHPLTRGRLDAAGQVSIFNLYDPDRLTGPIKQQRGGGEPQAIPWPTADDEIAKALTAPNAQIVLLTGTVNGPARRRLIAEFLSAFPGARHVMFDGWNSESTCNAQEKCYGTKVLPRYRFDRAEYILSLNADPLGSGYSALEWQVGFGELRKVRDGKLNKLVAFEPCLTITGSSADERFRIRPGDATKVAIAIAKNLLAIMPPDAAIAGRADIESVLARYSVSSIETEAALPQGTIQRIAQELWKHRGQSIVFGGEVESLQAIVNLLNTLLGNDGRTVDTVVAPSQQSLGSGAELLALINDMKAGKVTALITFGTNPGFTLPESAGFADGMKKVKTTVSLADRVDETAIWCDYVLPGLHDMESWGDNEPQAGLYGLVQPTIMPLYDCRGWESSLLAFAVAAKAGPLSGFVGDWRTYMMDTWNRQIWSQPGRYEATFDDFWSGALRAGVVNTIVERDTDRRLFKVEALTGLDLPQVDRGGLELVVYPSPNLRDGGHANNAWLLELPDPVSRICWTNYASMSEATAKQLGVNEGDFIMLDADGNSAEIQAHIQVGDTDGVISVQSGWGRRRAGRVGDDTGVNAFVFRQVKHGKLLASSVACQASKTGRWEELPCVQGHNYVDGRHILYETSLEEYRKNPKAGLHGHEPGESMWGPGFEYKGYRWGMAIDLTACIGCNACIVACQVENNIPVVGKEQIQKGREMHWIRIDRYYSGDRENPETAFEPMLCQHCENAPCETVCPVLATVHDDEGLNQQTYNRCVGTRYCSNNCPYKVRRFNWHEFTFAAYDEHPLELALNPDVTVREKGVMEKCTFCHQRIRDAKRTAKDLGRTVHDTDLQTACQQTCPTGAITFGDMNNPDSLVSQATADPRGFHVLEELNVKPSITYHTKIRNRAPLADADHGTGHDGYHERKEHS, from the coding sequence ATGAGCGAACACCGTCACGAACACGCACCCGAGCCGCGTGCGGCGCAGAGCCTGACGGCCGTACCGCGCGTGCACTGGACGTCGCTGGCGGAGCTGAATGGTTCCGCGGAGGTGGCACGGCGGCGCGGCGAGGAATTTTACGACAAGCCCGCCGCCTATTATGATGCGACGGGCTGGTCACCGGACGGCCTGAACTCGCGTCCCGGTCCGGTCATGGAAGCGGCGGGGTTCATGGAATTGGCCGTGAAGAACAACGGCGGGGGCGACCAGGGTTTCTCGCGCCGCGACTTTCTCAAACTTTCCGGCGCGGCCATGGCGTTCGCGACCGCGGGTTGCGGGCTGCGCCCGGCGGAAAAGATCATTCCGTTTGTCAAAGCGGACGAGCGTGTGGTGCCCGGTGTCGCGACCTATTATGCATCCTCGCTCGGCGACGCCGTGGGCACGGGAGTGCTGATCCGTACGCGTGAGGGCCGACCCGTCAAGCTTGAAGGCAATCCCGACCATCCACTGACCCGCGGCCGACTCGATGCGGCGGGGCAGGTTTCGATCTTCAATCTCTATGACCCCGACCGTCTGACGGGTCCGATCAAGCAGCAGCGCGGCGGCGGCGAACCGCAGGCGATTCCGTGGCCGACCGCGGATGACGAGATCGCCAAGGCGTTGACCGCGCCCAATGCGCAGATCGTACTGCTGACCGGAACCGTGAATGGACCGGCGCGCCGCCGGCTGATCGCCGAGTTCCTGTCGGCTTTCCCCGGCGCGCGGCACGTAATGTTTGACGGCTGGAACTCTGAATCTACGTGCAACGCACAGGAGAAGTGCTACGGCACGAAAGTGCTCCCGCGCTACAGATTTGATCGGGCGGAGTACATTCTTTCGCTGAATGCCGATCCGTTGGGTTCCGGGTACTCCGCTTTGGAATGGCAGGTCGGTTTCGGCGAGCTGCGCAAGGTGCGCGACGGCAAGTTGAATAAGCTCGTCGCGTTTGAGCCGTGCCTGACCATTACCGGTTCCAGCGCGGACGAACGATTCCGGATTCGTCCCGGCGATGCGACGAAGGTTGCGATCGCGATTGCCAAGAATTTGCTGGCGATCATGCCGCCGGACGCGGCGATTGCCGGACGCGCGGACATCGAGTCGGTTCTGGCGCGGTATTCGGTTTCCAGTATCGAAACCGAGGCCGCGCTGCCCCAGGGCACGATTCAGCGGATTGCGCAAGAGCTCTGGAAGCATCGCGGGCAGTCCATCGTATTCGGCGGCGAAGTCGAATCGCTGCAAGCGATCGTCAATCTGCTGAATACCTTACTGGGCAATGACGGTCGGACGGTAGATACCGTGGTGGCGCCATCTCAGCAGAGCCTCGGTTCGGGCGCTGAGCTGCTGGCGCTCATCAATGATATGAAGGCGGGCAAGGTCACGGCGCTGATTACGTTCGGAACCAACCCCGGCTTCACGCTGCCCGAATCCGCCGGCTTCGCTGACGGTATGAAGAAAGTCAAGACGACTGTGAGTCTCGCCGATCGCGTTGACGAGACGGCGATCTGGTGCGACTATGTGTTGCCGGGTCTGCATGACATGGAAAGCTGGGGTGACAACGAGCCGCAGGCGGGCCTGTACGGGTTGGTGCAGCCGACCATCATGCCGCTCTATGATTGCCGCGGTTGGGAATCGTCGCTATTGGCGTTCGCGGTGGCCGCTAAAGCGGGTCCGCTGAGCGGCTTTGTCGGCGACTGGCGAACATACATGATGGACACTTGGAACCGGCAGATCTGGAGTCAGCCGGGTCGCTACGAAGCCACATTCGACGATTTCTGGTCGGGCGCGCTGCGAGCGGGTGTCGTGAACACGATTGTCGAACGCGATACCGACCGCCGCTTGTTCAAGGTGGAAGCGCTGACCGGGCTTGATCTTCCGCAGGTGGATCGCGGCGGGCTCGAGCTCGTTGTCTATCCGTCGCCGAATCTTCGCGATGGCGGACATGCCAACAATGCCTGGCTGCTCGAGCTCCCGGATCCGGTTTCGCGAATCTGCTGGACAAACTACGCCAGCATGTCCGAAGCGACAGCCAAACAGCTCGGAGTGAATGAAGGCGACTTCATCATGCTTGACGCGGATGGCAACTCGGCGGAGATCCAGGCGCATATTCAGGTCGGCGACACCGACGGTGTGATCAGCGTACAGTCCGGATGGGGGCGTCGGCGCGCGGGGCGCGTGGGGGATGACACCGGTGTGAATGCCTTCGTTTTCCGGCAAGTCAAACACGGAAAGCTACTCGCATCGAGCGTCGCGTGTCAGGCTTCCAAGACCGGCAGGTGGGAAGAGCTGCCCTGTGTCCAGGGCCACAATTATGTTGACGGGCGGCATATCCTTTATGAGACGTCGCTCGAGGAGTATCGGAAGAACCCGAAGGCCGGTTTGCATGGGCATGAACCGGGCGAGAGCATGTGGGGCCCGGGCTTCGAGTACAAGGGTTACCGCTGGGGCATGGCCATCGACCTCACGGCTTGCATCGGCTGTAATGCCTGCATCGTCGCCTGTCAGGTGGAGAACAATATCCCGGTCGTGGGCAAGGAGCAGATACAGAAGGGTCGCGAGATGCACTGGATTCGCATCGACCGCTACTACAGCGGCGATCGCGAGAACCCCGAGACGGCGTTCGAGCCGATGCTCTGTCAGCATTGCGAAAACGCGCCGTGTGAAACCGTCTGCCCGGTACTGGCGACGGTGCATGACGACGAAGGGCTGAACCAGCAGACCTACAATCGGTGCGTCGGGACCCGCTACTGCTCGAACAACTGTCCTTATAAGGTGCGGCGCTTCAACTGGCACGAGTTTACATTTGCCGCCTACGACGAGCATCCGCTCGAACTGGCGTTGAACCCCGATGTCACGGTGCGCGAAAAGGGTGTCATGGAGAAGTGCACCTTTTGCCATCAACGCATCCGCGATGCCAAGCGCACGGCGAAGGACCTTGGGCGCACGGTGCATGACACCGATCTCCAGACCGCCTGTCAGCAGACCTGCCCGACCGGCGCGATCACGTTTGGCGACATGAACAATCCGGACAGTCTGGTCTCGCAGGCCACGGCGGATCCGCGCGGTTTCCATGTGCTCGAAGAACTGAATGTGAAACCATCGATCACTTATCACACGAAAATTCGCAATCGAGCCCCCTTGGCGGACGCTGACCACGGCACCGGGCACGATGGCTACCATGAGCGAAAGGAGCACTCCTGA
- the nrfD gene encoding polysulfide reductase NrfD translates to MAVVAPRVKPVEDVLPPSDLISSKIRLRDVTDDVLRPTTRLPNALWWIGIAITGTMLGIGIITVVRLLIKGQGIFGISHPVGWAFDITNFVFWIGIGHAGTLISAILFLLRQYWRTAINRSAEAMTIFAVMTAGIFPLLHTGRQWMAFWLFPYPNERLLWVNFRSPLVWDVFAVSTYLTISLLFWYQGLVPDFATMRDRAKNLLRKKVYGILSLGWRGSARAWNHYEKAYLVFAGLSTPLVLSVHSIVSFDFAVSLLPGWHTTIFPPYFVAGAIFSGFAMVVTLTVVMRKMFHLEHLITIRHMELMNMIIMATGLMVGYAYITELFTAWYSENPYERYVFWNRATGHYAWAFWTMMSCNAIIPQIFWFKKARRSLVVMFIVSIFVNIGMWFERFNIIVTSLHNDFIPANWEIFTPTIWDFGWTIGAFGLFFTLFLIFVRVAPTIAMAEMKGVLPNPTGSGKPSLHEEVTAHD, encoded by the coding sequence ATGGCAGTGGTTGCTCCGCGGGTCAAGCCGGTCGAAGACGTGCTGCCGCCGTCCGACCTGATCTCGTCGAAGATTCGGCTGCGCGATGTGACGGACGACGTATTGCGTCCGACCACGCGTCTGCCCAATGCGTTATGGTGGATTGGCATCGCGATCACCGGCACCATGCTCGGGATCGGCATCATCACGGTGGTCCGGCTCCTGATCAAGGGGCAGGGCATCTTTGGCATCAGCCATCCGGTCGGCTGGGCGTTTGACATCACGAATTTCGTATTCTGGATCGGTATCGGTCACGCCGGCACGCTGATTTCGGCGATCCTCTTCCTCTTGCGGCAGTATTGGCGGACGGCGATCAACCGGTCCGCCGAAGCGATGACGATCTTCGCCGTCATGACCGCCGGCATCTTCCCCCTGTTGCACACCGGTCGCCAGTGGATGGCGTTCTGGCTGTTCCCGTATCCCAATGAGCGGCTGTTGTGGGTGAATTTCCGTTCGCCACTCGTGTGGGACGTCTTCGCGGTGAGCACCTATTTGACGATTTCACTCCTGTTCTGGTATCAGGGGCTGGTGCCGGACTTCGCCACCATGCGGGACCGGGCCAAGAATCTGTTGCGCAAGAAGGTTTACGGAATCCTGTCGTTGGGCTGGCGCGGCTCCGCGCGGGCCTGGAATCACTACGAGAAGGCGTACCTCGTGTTCGCGGGACTGTCGACGCCGCTGGTGTTGTCGGTCCACTCGATCGTGTCCTTCGACTTCGCCGTATCGTTGCTGCCGGGTTGGCACACGACGATCTTCCCGCCGTATTTCGTGGCCGGCGCAATCTTCTCCGGCTTCGCGATGGTGGTGACGCTCACGGTCGTGATGCGCAAGATGTTCCATCTTGAGCATCTGATTACGATCCGGCACATGGAACTCATGAATATGATCATCATGGCCACGGGCCTGATGGTCGGCTACGCCTACATTACGGAGTTGTTCACGGCCTGGTACAGCGAGAATCCGTACGAGCGTTATGTGTTTTGGAATCGCGCCACCGGCCATTATGCCTGGGCCTTCTGGACGATGATGAGCTGTAACGCGATCATTCCGCAAATCTTCTGGTTCAAGAAGGCGCGCCGCTCGCTGGTCGTGATGTTCATCGTCTCGATCTTTGTGAACATCGGCATGTGGTTTGAGCGCTTCAACATTATCGTGACGTCGCTGCACAACGACTTCATCCCGGCCAACTGGGAGATCTTCACGCCGACAATTTGGGACTTCGGCTGGACCATCGGCGCCTTCGGCCTGTTCTTTACGTTGTTCCTGATCTTTGTCCGCGTGGCTCCCACGATTGCCATGGCGGAGATGAAAGGCGTGCTGCCGAATCCGACCGGCAGCGGCAAGCCCAGCCTGCACGAGGAGGTAACGGCCCATGACTAA
- a CDS encoding DUF3341 domain-containing protein, producing the protein MTKLTPVMVAVFSEPTDVLNAAEAAHKQGWRHLDIMTPYPIHGMEKALHLKMSWVPWVTLVMGLGGAALGFLFASWTSAVAWPINVGGKPLISWPAFIPVVFECGILIGGIATFIAVWRACHMPTNTPKIYDERFTDDKFGLIVPLREGMKDNDVQAFLKGVGADEVRRVDA; encoded by the coding sequence ATGACTAAGCTTACGCCGGTGATGGTCGCTGTCTTTTCTGAGCCCACCGATGTGCTGAACGCCGCCGAGGCCGCGCACAAGCAGGGCTGGCGGCATCTTGACATCATGACGCCGTATCCGATTCACGGGATGGAGAAGGCGCTGCACCTGAAGATGTCGTGGGTGCCGTGGGTCACGCTCGTGATGGGGCTGGGCGGTGCGGCGTTGGGATTCCTGTTCGCGTCGTGGACGAGTGCGGTAGCCTGGCCGATCAACGTAGGCGGCAAGCCGTTGATTTCGTGGCCGGCATTCATTCCGGTGGTGTTTGAGTGCGGAATCTTGATCGGCGGCATCGCCACGTTTATCGCGGTCTGGCGCGCCTGCCACATGCCGACGAACACGCCGAAAATCTATGACGAGCGTTTCACCGACGACAAGTTTGGATTGATCGTGCCGCTGCGTGAGGGTATGAAGGACAACGACGTCCAAGCATTTCTGAAGGGAGTAGGTGCGGATGAAGTCCGTCGTGTTGACGCTTAA
- a CDS encoding cytochrome c — translation MKSVVLTLNLLLLAVLGCGLSSCGTRDFGETEYMPDMYRQLSVRAQEYDSTTVPGVGTRTPPPFAVPRDFEPYVYTFADSLLADQMLNPLAPTPDVLEAGKKYFNSYCIVCHGARGDGRGYIVPKFTMPPSLYSEKLLVWKDGRIYHTMTLGQGLMSSYASQLRPTQRWAVVHYVRALQRAAFPTETDIATMQRENLTLESDLPDTGQTSLWPKK, via the coding sequence ATGAAGTCCGTCGTGTTGACGCTTAATCTCCTGCTGCTCGCGGTTCTGGGCTGCGGGCTGTCGTCGTGCGGCACTCGGGACTTCGGCGAGACCGAATACATGCCGGACATGTACCGGCAGCTTTCCGTTCGCGCGCAGGAATACGATTCGACGACGGTTCCGGGCGTGGGCACGCGAACACCGCCGCCCTTTGCGGTGCCGCGCGATTTCGAGCCGTATGTGTACACCTTTGCCGATTCCCTGCTCGCGGATCAGATGCTAAACCCGCTCGCCCCGACCCCTGACGTGCTGGAAGCGGGCAAGAAGTACTTCAACAGCTATTGCATCGTCTGTCACGGCGCGCGCGGCGACGGTCGCGGCTACATTGTGCCCAAGTTTACGATGCCGCCGAGTCTGTACAGCGAGAAGCTGCTGGTCTGGAAGGACGGCCGCATCTATCACACGATGACGCTCGGGCAGGGCCTGATGTCGAGCTACGCCTCGCAGTTGCGCCCGACCCAGCGCTGGGCGGTCGTACACTACGTGCGCGCGTTGCAGCGGGCGGCCTTCCCGACCGAGACCGATATCGCGACGATGCAACGCGAGAATCTGACGCTGGAATCAGATCTTCCCGATACCGGCCAGACGTCGCTCTGGCCCAAGAAGTAA
- a CDS encoding molybdopterin oxidoreductase, which produces MHHAVITQVDNPGPVALASKWRLTFIGMTGIGVAAFAAAVLSDPARAWHGYLVSYFMFLAFGIAGLFFVAINNATNAKWMIVIRRLAEGFTAYLPVALVLFVGVVLGMKHLYGWYDGATDMEPAKAKWLSPLWITVRGFVFLAVWVLFARVLVGWSVKQDASGDAKLSRKAINLSVVFLPIFAGTFTLAAFDWIMSLQYHFFSTMFGVYCFAGMFQSGLALLTIVFIRMKQPGGPLQAYATQSHVKDLGGLIFAFTVFMTYIGFSQFMLIWYANMPEETFYFMQRLDGGWQVLTVALPFFKFVVPFFGLLGQGQKKNETWLTIVCWTIIVGQFLDIYWMVMPTYSKTLVPIGWMEIGIWLGFAGIFGLAVSRFYARNSIMAARDPRILESVNWRMWE; this is translated from the coding sequence ATGCACCACGCAGTCATAACACAAGTCGATAATCCGGGACCGGTGGCGCTCGCGTCGAAATGGCGCCTGACATTCATCGGCATGACAGGGATCGGCGTCGCGGCCTTCGCGGCGGCGGTACTATCCGATCCGGCGCGCGCCTGGCACGGCTATCTCGTCTCCTATTTCATGTTTCTCGCGTTCGGTATCGCCGGGCTGTTCTTTGTCGCGATCAACAATGCGACGAATGCGAAGTGGATGATCGTGATTCGCCGGCTCGCGGAAGGCTTTACGGCCTATCTGCCCGTGGCGCTCGTCCTGTTTGTCGGGGTCGTGCTGGGTATGAAGCACCTCTATGGGTGGTACGACGGCGCCACCGACATGGAGCCGGCCAAAGCGAAGTGGTTGAGTCCGCTCTGGATAACGGTTCGCGGCTTTGTATTCCTTGCCGTTTGGGTGCTGTTTGCGCGGGTCCTCGTGGGCTGGTCGGTGAAGCAGGATGCCAGCGGCGATGCCAAGTTATCCCGCAAGGCGATCAACTTGTCGGTCGTCTTTCTGCCGATTTTCGCCGGGACGTTTACGCTAGCGGCCTTTGATTGGATCATGAGTTTGCAGTATCACTTCTTTTCGACGATGTTCGGCGTGTACTGCTTCGCCGGGATGTTCCAGAGTGGCCTCGCGCTGTTGACCATTGTGTTCATCCGGATGAAGCAGCCCGGCGGTCCGTTGCAGGCGTACGCGACGCAGTCCCATGTCAAGGACTTGGGCGGTCTGATCTTCGCGTTCACGGTGTTTATGACCTATATCGGCTTCTCCCAGTTCATGTTGATCTGGTACGCGAACATGCCGGAGGAGACGTTCTACTTCATGCAGCGGTTGGACGGCGGCTGGCAGGTTCTGACCGTCGCGCTGCCGTTCTTCAAGTTCGTGGTGCCATTCTTTGGCTTACTGGGCCAGGGTCAGAAGAAGAACGAAACGTGGCTGACCATCGTTTGCTGGACGATTATTGTCGGTCAGTTCCTCGATATCTACTGGATGGTCATGCCCACCTACAGCAAGACGCTGGTTCCGATTGGCTGGATGGAAATCGGCATCTGGCTGGGCTTCGCGGGGATCTTCGGATTGGCGGTGTCGCGCTTCTATGCCAGAAACTCGATTATGGCTGCCCGCGACCCGCGCATCCTGGAGAGCGTCAACTGGAGGATGTGGGAATGA
- a CDS encoding c-type cytochrome: MNGTESRTSLFFYVPVIFFAAFALFWVFNHFYDEGQVAGKNAPPPVEAVKKAAAVDLRALGRDESLAAKGRPLFGINCASCHGPKGYGDGDRAASLNPKPRNYHTEKFKFGDDIFSIYSTLLKGSPGTSMPSFALLPPEDVMAMAHYVRALIPKPTPTTDAIINQFPDVGGTGGGATASATLPGDTTKAGPRIPIQLAMKSLETVYPTTTVAAGRVDRTAAGAELFSQQCARCHGATGDGVTWRTLAVAPYRYAATGSLKQPDAGWKSDRKRFAEVITHGLPGDLMPGYGTLTTQQVDDLHTYVKNLAAR; encoded by the coding sequence ATGAACGGCACCGAATCCCGGACCAGCCTTTTCTTCTACGTCCCGGTAATCTTTTTCGCCGCGTTCGCGCTCTTCTGGGTTTTCAACCACTTCTATGATGAAGGTCAGGTGGCCGGGAAGAACGCTCCGCCGCCCGTGGAAGCGGTGAAGAAAGCGGCGGCAGTGGACTTGCGCGCGCTGGGGCGTGATGAGAGTCTGGCCGCCAAGGGCCGCCCGTTGTTCGGGATCAACTGCGCAAGCTGCCACGGGCCTAAGGGTTACGGAGACGGCGATCGCGCGGCCAGTCTGAATCCCAAGCCGCGCAACTACCACACGGAAAAGTTCAAATTCGGCGACGACATCTTCTCGATCTACAGTACGCTGCTGAAAGGCTCCCCGGGCACCTCCATGCCGTCGTTCGCGTTGCTGCCGCCGGAAGACGTGATGGCCATGGCACACTACGTCCGCGCCTTGATCCCCAAGCCCACGCCGACGACGGACGCGATTATCAACCAGTTCCCCGATGTCGGCGGAACCGGTGGCGGCGCGACGGCGTCCGCAACGCTGCCCGGTGATACCACGAAGGCCGGGCCGAGAATCCCGATTCAGCTCGCCATGAAGAGCCTTGAAACAGTCTATCCGACGACAACGGTTGCCGCCGGACGCGTGGATCGCACCGCCGCGGGTGCCGAACTGTTCTCGCAGCAGTGTGCGCGCTGTCATGGCGCCACCGGCGACGGCGTGACCTGGCGGACCCTCGCGGTGGCTCCCTATCGCTATGCGGCAACGGGAAGTCTGAAACAGCCGGATGCCGGTTGGAAGTCTGATCGCAAGCGCTTTGCTGAAGTCATCACCCATGGCCTGCCCGGTGATCTGATGCCGGGCTACGGGACGCTGACGACGCAGCAGGTTGACGATCTTCACACCTACGTCAAGAATTTGGCCGCGCGTTAA
- the coxB gene encoding cytochrome c oxidase subunit II, translated as MIKKFHYFLPLGLLTLAGAAWADKPITTWLFDPATPIAREVLSNFWITMGLLTPFLLLPQVLLLYAIWKFKESRGHQPATFHENLKLEIVWTIVPVITLILLAIPMYKTLRKMDVPPKSDLVVEVIGHQFFWEYRYPKFNLGIANEPLVVPADKVVTLNCTSVDVIHSWWVPAFGVKQDANPGRITHTWFKADAGTYKGQCAELCGPLHGEMLINVKVLPEAEFEAWAQSKAVQALDTTAPQAAPPASSVAPAVIGQNTQSQLSQKGAHEQRIDS; from the coding sequence ATGATAAAAAAGTTCCACTACTTTCTACCGTTGGGTCTGCTCACTCTGGCGGGGGCCGCGTGGGCGGACAAGCCGATCACGACCTGGCTGTTCGATCCGGCCACGCCGATCGCGCGCGAGGTGCTCTCGAATTTCTGGATCACCATGGGGCTGCTCACGCCATTCCTGCTGTTGCCGCAGGTGTTGCTGCTTTATGCGATCTGGAAGTTCAAGGAGTCCCGCGGCCACCAGCCGGCGACGTTTCACGAGAACTTGAAGCTGGAGATCGTGTGGACAATCGTCCCGGTGATTACGCTGATTCTGCTCGCCATCCCGATGTACAAGACGCTGCGCAAGATGGACGTGCCGCCCAAGAGCGATCTCGTGGTCGAGGTCATCGGTCACCAGTTTTTCTGGGAGTATCGTTATCCGAAGTTCAATCTCGGCATCGCCAACGAGCCGTTGGTGGTCCCCGCTGACAAGGTGGTGACGCTGAACTGCACGAGTGTTGACGTCATCCATTCCTGGTGGGTGCCCGCTTTCGGTGTGAAACAGGACGCGAATCCCGGTCGGATCACGCATACCTGGTTCAAGGCGGATGCCGGGACCTACAAGGGGCAGTGCGCGGAACTGTGCGGTCCGCTGCATGGCGAGATGCTGATCAATGTAAAGGTCTTGCCCGAGGCCGAATTTGAAGCCTGGGCGCAGTCCAAGGCGGTTCAGGCATTGGACACGACGGCACCGCAGGCGGCGCCCCCGGCAAGTTCCGTGGCGCCGGCCGTGATCGGACAGAACACGCAATCGCAACTCTCGCAGAAGGGGGCGCATGAGCAGCGTATCGACAGCTAA